A stretch of Pseudoprevotella muciniphila DNA encodes these proteins:
- a CDS encoding dockerin type I domain-containing protein produces the protein MKRILLFICVLCCCTLASANDSNSRNNDSGRYLGDCNNDGNVDVTDVTMMVNFILNGSPTTTSSYAYDFTAYNTNKDTTEEIDVSDVTALVNLILNGTLELTAPTELPIKPGVGSGTALSPKK, from the coding sequence ATGAAAAGAATACTGCTCTTTATCTGTGTCTTGTGTTGCTGCACCTTAGCAAGTGCCAACGACTCCAATAGCCGGAATAACGACTCCGGACGCTATCTTGGCGACTGCAACAACGATGGTAACGTTGACGTAACCGACGTGACTATGATGGTCAATTTCATCCTGAACGGCAGCCCCACCACCACAAGTAGTTACGCGTACGATTTTACCGCCTACAACACGAACAAGGACACAACTGAAGAAATAGACGTCAGCGACGTAACAGCCCTCGTAAACCTCATCCTCAACGGCACTTTGGAACTCACTGCCCCCACCGAACTACCCATCAAACCAGGTGTGGGTTCAGGCACCGCTTTGAGTCCGAAAAAATAA
- a CDS encoding DUF4143 domain-containing protein — protein sequence MLTAYKGRSFDTDKTDTKSWGRWVESAVRAHLPSMAEVLDYKVFHWRNHAKSDNKKEEVDFIISNDGEIIAIEVKSGRRGMNSGLKSFTGHFY from the coding sequence TTGTTGACGGCATACAAAGGTCGCTCTTTTGATACAGACAAGACAGACACCAAGTCATGGGGGAGATGGGTAGAAAGTGCCGTAAGAGCCCATCTTCCCAGCATGGCAGAAGTATTAGATTATAAAGTATTCCATTGGCGTAATCATGCCAAATCAGACAACAAAAAGGAAGAAGTGGATTTCATCATTTCAAACGATGGAGAAATTATCGCTATAGAGGTAAAAAGCGGACGGCGAGGCATGAACTCGGGTCTAAAATCATTTACCGGGCATTTTTATTAG